The following proteins are encoded in a genomic region of Dioscorea cayenensis subsp. rotundata cultivar TDr96_F1 chromosome 8, TDr96_F1_v2_PseudoChromosome.rev07_lg8_w22 25.fasta, whole genome shotgun sequence:
- the LOC120266467 gene encoding TBC1 domain family member 15-like produces the protein MWSSGEPADSFYAVRPEFNDATKTRFKIKAGKTLSARRWRAAFNPEGYLDIGQTLGRIQRGGVHPSIRGEVWEFLLGCFDPVSTYEEREQLRLKRRAQYTQWKEECREMDSHVGSGKIITAPIITEDGEPIHEPLVLMEATPDQAASNKLVDCHGSDASREKTTSNVPMDKKIIDWKLTLHQIGLDVLRTDRTLVFYEKQENLSKLWDILAVYAWIDKDVGYCQGMSDLCSPMIILLEDEADSFWCFERLMRRLRGNFRCTDSSVGVENQLQSLASITQVLDPKLHQHLETLGGGDYLFAFRMFMVLFRRELSFGDSLYLWEMMWALEYDPDLFSMYEEPGAIDKTDGSKGKAKSIRHFGKYERDNLKNGGKHAEEGPLPITVFLVASVLREKSAKLLHEAHGLDDVVKILNDVNGNLDAKKACTGAMKLHRKYLKKAKKT, from the exons ATGTGGAGTTCAGGAGAACCAGCGGATTCCTTCTACGCCGTCCGTCCCGAATTTAACGATGCCACCAAGACTCGCTTCAAGATAAAG GCTGGCAAAACTCTTAGCGCGCGAAGGTGGCGTGCGGCATTTAACCCAGAAGGTTACTTGGATATAGGCCAGACTCTGGGCAGAATTCAGCGAGGG GGTGTTCATCCTTCAATTAGAGGAGAAGTTTGGGAGTTTTTACTTGGATGTTTTGACCCTGTAAGCACCTATGAGGAGCGAGAGCAGCTGAGATTAAAACGGAG AGCGCAATATACCCAATGGAAAGAAGAGTGCCGTGAGATGGACTCTCATGTGGGCAGTGGAAAGATTATAACCGCTCCAATAATCACTGAGGATGGGGAACCTATACACGAACCTTTAGTGCTTATGGAAGCCACTCCAGATCAAGCTGCATCTAACAAACTAGTTGATTGTCATGGAAGTGATGCGAGTAGGGAAAAAACAACAAGCAATGTGCCTATGGATAAGAAGATAATTGACTGGAAGCTTACCCTTCATCAGATCG GTCTCGATGTGCTCCGGACTGACAGGACACTTGTGTTTTATGAGAAGCAAGAAAATTTGTCAAAACTTTGGGACATTCTAGCTGTATATGCCTGGATTGACAAAGATGTCGGCTATTGTCAAG GAATGAGTGATCTTTGCTCCCCAATGATAATACTACTGGAAGACGAAGCAGATTCATTTTGGTGCTTTGAACGCTTGATGCGTAGACTG CGAGGAAATTTCAGATGCACAGACAGTTCTGTTGGGGTGGAGAACCAACTTCAAAGTCTGGCGTCCATAACCCAAGTTCTTGACCCAAAGCTTCACCAACACTTGG AAACACTAGGTGGAGGTGATTATCTCTTTGCGTTCCGTATGTTTATGGTTTTGTTCCGCCGAGAGCTTTCATTTGGAGATTCTTTGTACCTTTGGGAG ATGATGTGGGCTTTAGAGTACGATCCTGACCTCTTTTCCATGTACGAAGAACCAGGTGCCATTGACAAAACCGATGGTTCTAAAGGAAAAGCAAAATCAATTCGCCATTTTGGAAAGTATGAACGAGATAATTTGAAGAACGGAGGGAAACATGCTGAAGAAGGCCCATTGCCAATTACAGTTTTCCTTGTTGCCAGTGTTCTCAGGGAGAAAAGTGCAAAGCTGTTGCATGAAGCACATGGTCTGGATGATGTCGTAAAA attttgaatgatgtgaatggaAATTTAGATGCAAAGAAAGCTTGCACCGGTGCTATGAAGCTTCAcagaaaatatttgaaaaag GCAAAGAAGACGTAG
- the LOC120267509 gene encoding early nodulin-like protein 1, with translation MAVGNLCVLRFLCLALLMAMAAATQFRVGGLKGWTVPTDDAGFYGKWAESSRFQIGDSLLFVYPQGQDSVLHVSQEGYNTCNTAAPIDAFQDGNTVFTLNSSGTFYFISGNQDNCLKNESLVVVVMAERNNNASAPSLPPSSPSVVSPPPPPPSLASPPPMASLAPPPPPQESSATPTTSPPAGASISTFSKWSFSINGDELQGPTWGSAWFYPVYFVIEEYYIYVYN, from the exons atggcaGTTGGTAACTTGTGTGTTTTGAGGTTCTTGTGTCTAGCTTTGTTAATGGCAATGGCTGCTGCAACCCAGTTCAGGGTTGGAGGACTAAAGGGTTGGACTGTTCCTACAGATGATGCAGGGTTTTATGGCAAATGGGCTGAAAGCAGTAGGTTCCAAATTGGTGATTCTTTAT TGTTTGTTTACCCACAAGGACAAGACTCAGTGCTTCATGTGAGCCAGGAGGGTTACAACACCTGCAACACAGCAGCACCCATTGATGCATTCCAAGATGGAAACACAGTGTTTACATTAAATAGTTCAGGGACATTCTACTTCATTAGTGGAAACCAAGATAATTGTCTCAAGAATGAGTCTCTTGTGGTTGTGGTAATGGCGGAAAGGAATAATAATGCTAGTGCACCAAGCTTaccaccttcttctccttcagtGGTTTCGccacctcctccaccaccaAGTTTGGCTTCACCACCTCCAATGGCTTCACTAGCTCCACCCCCACCTCCCCAGGAATCCAGTGCCACACCAACAACATCACCACCAGCAGGAGCATCCATTTCCACCTTCTCCAAATGGAGCTTCTCCATTAATGGCGATGAGCTTCAGGGCCCCACTTGGGGCTCTGCTTGGTTTTATCCTGTATATTTTGTAATTGAAGaatactatatatatgtgtataattGA
- the LOC120267508 gene encoding protein disulfide isomerase-like 5-4, whose product MISATKLKSVDFYRKIPRDLTEASLSGAGLSIIAALSIMFLFGMELNSYLSVSTSTSIIVDRSSDGEFLRIDFNLSFPALSCEFASVDVSDILGTNRLNITKTVRKFSIDPNLKPTGFEFHAGPLPTVNNHGDEVEEEHNEGSISLNSDNFDKYTHQHPILVVNFFAPWCSWSNRLKPSWERASRIMRQRYDPEMDGRILLGKVDCTEEFDLCRRHHIQGYPSIRIFRKGTDIKDNHGHHDHESYYGDRDSESLIAAMEALVRSLPTKSRTLELEDKSDHTVNAVKRPAPLTSGCRIEGFVRVKRVPGNLIISAHSGAHSFDASLMNVSHFISHFAFGKKLTHRMMSELKRLAPHLGRNYDRLTGQSYITDHDHANANVTIEHYLQIVKTELVSTRYSQEVFEEYEYTAHSSLVHSVNVPIAKFHFEPSPMQVLVTEVPKSFSHFITNVCAIIGGVFTVAGILDSILHNAVRLIKKVELGKQF is encoded by the exons ATGATTTCAGCGACCAAGCTCAAATCCGTCGATTTTTACAG GAAAATACCCAGGGATTTGACTGAGGCTTCTCTTTCCGGAGCTGGATTGTCTATAATAGCAGCACTCTccataatgtttttatttggaatg GAGCTGAATAGTTATTTGTCAGTAAGCACATCTACATCAATAATTGTCGATAGAAGCTCTGATGGAGAATTCTTACGCATTGATTTCAATTTAAG TTTTCCTGCACTATCGTGTGAATTTGCTTCAGTTGACGTGAGCGACATCCTGGGGAca AACAGGTTGAATATTACAAAAACTGTTCGCAAGTTTTCGATAGATCCAAATCTAAAGCCAACTGGATTCGAATTCCATGCTGGGCCTCTCCCAACAGTCAACAATCATGGAGATGAGGTTGAAGAGGAACATAATGAGGGTTCAATTTCTTTAAATTCTGACAACTTTGACAAATATACACATCA ACATCCAATTTTGGTGGTCAATTTTTTTGCACCCTGGTGTTCTTGGAGTAATCGCTTG AAACCATCATGGGAAAGGGCATCAAGAATTATGAGACAGAG ATATGATCCTGAAATGGATGGGCGGATTCTCCTTGGAAAGGTTGATTGTACTGAAGAATTTGATTTATGCAGGAG GCATCATATCCAGGGTTACCCTTCCATTCGCATCTTCCGCAAAGGGACTGACATTAA GGATAACCATGGACACCATGATCACGAATCTTATTATGGTGATCGTGATTCTGAAAGTTTAATTGCG GCAATGGAAGCTCTGGTTCGTAGTCTTCCGACAAAGTCTCGTACTTTGGAACTAGAGGACAAATCTGATCATACTGTCAATGCAGTAAAGCGCCCTGCGCCATTAACCAGTGGGTGTAGAATAGAAGGTTTTGTTCGTGTGAAGAGG GTTCCGGGCAATCTTATAATTTCAGCTCACTCAGGAGCACACTCCTTTGATGCATCGCTGATGAATGTCTCACATTTTATTTCACATTTTGCATTTGGTAAAAAGCTCACACACCGAATGATGAGTGAATTGAAGCGTTTAGCACCACATCTTGGTAGAAACTATGACCGTCTGACAGGTCAATCATACATAACCGATCATGATCATGCTAACGCAAATGTTACT ATTGAGCATTATCTTCAAATAGTGAAGACCGAGTTGGTGTCAACAAGGTACTCTCAGGAAGTATTTGAGGAGTATGAATACACTGCCCACAGCAGCTTGGTGCATAGTGTCAATGTTCCAATTGCCAAGTTCCACTTTGAGCCATCACCTATGCAA GTTTTGGTGACTGAAGTTCCCAAGTCCTTCTCTCATTTCATCACAAACGTCTGTGCTATTATTGGTGGTGTTTTCACG GTTGCAGGAATTTTAGATTCAATTTTGCACAACGCTGTCCGGCTTATTAAGAAGGTAGAATTAGGCAAACAATTTTGA